A region from the Sulfitobacter indolifex genome encodes:
- a CDS encoding NAD(P)-dependent oxidoreductase, with translation MKIGMIGVGLMGHGIARNVMRRGGFALGYFDHPGNQSTDELDGLGATAFDSLSDLATASDVIILCVTGSPQVEAILTGEGGVIAGLKPGAVVVDCSTSLPASTLKMAEAVKAAGGDFVDAPMTRTAQFAHEGKLNLLVGGDAAVVEKVSPVLASFTEEVKHVGEVSAGHRLKLLHNYVSVGFMSLLAEAAAQSADAGIDPQSFVDVLANGGGASVALDRLSPFIVNGNREALPFAISNALKDFDYYRQMSAQAGAQVEIADGVYSALSKVVEKGAGEAYVPELVQHFRKG, from the coding sequence ATGAAAATCGGTATGATCGGTGTCGGCCTGATGGGCCATGGCATTGCCCGCAACGTGATGCGGCGTGGTGGTTTTGCGCTTGGCTATTTCGACCATCCCGGCAACCAGTCGACTGATGAGTTGGACGGTCTGGGGGCCACAGCCTTCGACAGTCTGAGCGATCTCGCCACTGCTTCCGACGTGATCATTCTCTGTGTCACCGGCTCCCCGCAGGTCGAAGCGATCCTGACTGGCGAGGGCGGTGTGATCGCGGGGCTAAAGCCCGGCGCGGTTGTGGTCGATTGCTCCACCTCCCTGCCCGCCTCGACGCTGAAGATGGCCGAAGCGGTCAAAGCGGCGGGGGGCGATTTCGTCGACGCACCGATGACCCGCACCGCGCAATTCGCCCATGAGGGGAAGCTGAACCTACTGGTCGGGGGGGACGCGGCGGTGGTTGAGAAAGTCTCTCCGGTGCTCGCCTCCTTCACCGAAGAGGTCAAACATGTGGGAGAGGTCAGCGCAGGCCACCGCCTGAAACTTCTGCACAACTATGTCTCTGTAGGCTTCATGTCCCTGCTCGCCGAAGCCGCCGCGCAATCAGCAGATGCAGGCATTGATCCGCAAAGTTTCGTGGATGTTTTGGCCAATGGCGGCGGTGCCAGTGTCGCGCTTGATCGGCTGTCGCCCTTCATCGTAAACGGCAACCGCGAGGCGCTGCCCTTTGCGATCAGCAATGCGCTGAAAGACTTTGACTACTACCGCCAGATGTCTGCCCAAGCAGGTGCGCAGGTTGAGATTGCCGACGGGGTTTACAGCGCCTTGTCTAAGGTCGTCGAAAAGGGCGCGGGCGAAGCCTATGTACCTGAACTGGTTCAGCATTTCCGCAAGGGTTGA
- a CDS encoding aromatic-ring-hydroxylating dioxygenase subunit beta has product MSVTRETLIDFIYDEVRMLDEGHYTEWLNLWLPDGHYWMPLDYQQTDPINQTSLMYEDMFMLKLRVERLNGARTFSQKPKSRCHHVIQRPFVDEMDLEAGRFVTTTFMHYVETRLDEQQLLAVTARHELSLVDGALRIANKRVDIVNCDAAFRNIQLLP; this is encoded by the coding sequence ATGAGCGTGACGCGCGAAACCCTGATCGACTTCATCTATGACGAAGTGCGCATGTTGGACGAGGGGCACTATACCGAATGGCTAAACCTCTGGCTGCCGGATGGGCACTACTGGATGCCGCTGGACTATCAACAGACCGATCCGATCAATCAAACCTCGCTGATGTATGAGGATATGTTCATGCTGAAACTACGCGTCGAACGGCTCAACGGCGCGCGGACTTTCAGCCAAAAACCCAAAAGCCGCTGTCATCATGTGATCCAGCGTCCTTTCGTCGATGAAATGGACTTGGAGGCGGGGCGTTTCGTCACGACAACCTTCATGCACTACGTCGAAACGCGACTGGATGAGCAGCAACTGCTCGCTGTCACTGCGCGGCATGAGCTGTCCTTGGTCGACGGCGCACTGCGGATCGCCAACAAACGGGTCGATATCGTCAACTGCGACGCGGCCTTTCGCAACATTCAGTTGCTGCCATGA
- a CDS encoding SDR family NAD(P)-dependent oxidoreductase encodes MSEYTAVITGGSKGIGADLAQRLLERGYRVVSIARGKPEWDAEAVEHIEADLLDPASVSAVAADIAARYDVTHLVHNAGLIWPNLIEEAKPEDITGLAQLHLGAALTLLQAFLPAMKNRGFGRVMFNASRAALGASTRTAYSASKAGMIGMARTWALELAPHGITVNVVAPGPVQTDNFWGIIPKESEREAELAKRIPVGRLGQVEDVTNAFLFFCDPANSFVTGQTLFVCGGSSIGTLTL; translated from the coding sequence ATGAGCGAGTACACCGCCGTCATCACCGGGGGCAGCAAGGGGATCGGTGCCGATTTGGCGCAGCGTCTGCTGGAGCGCGGCTACCGCGTCGTCTCTATCGCCCGAGGCAAGCCGGAATGGGACGCGGAAGCCGTTGAGCATATCGAAGCCGATCTGCTCGATCCCGCCTCCGTCTCTGCCGTGGCAGCCGATATCGCGGCGCGCTATGACGTGACCCATCTGGTGCATAACGCCGGTTTGATCTGGCCCAATTTGATCGAAGAGGCCAAGCCCGAAGACATCACAGGTCTGGCGCAACTGCACCTCGGCGCGGCCCTGACGCTTCTGCAAGCGTTCCTTCCGGCAATGAAAAACCGAGGCTTCGGTCGGGTGATGTTCAACGCCTCCCGCGCCGCCTTGGGCGCGTCGACGCGCACGGCCTATTCGGCGTCCAAAGCGGGGATGATTGGCATGGCGCGCACATGGGCGCTGGAGCTTGCACCGCATGGGATCACCGTCAACGTCGTGGCCCCCGGTCCGGTGCAGACCGACAATTTTTGGGGCATCATCCCCAAAGAAAGCGAACGCGAGGCGGAATTGGCCAAACGGATCCCGGTGGGGCGCTTGGGGCAGGTCGAGGACGTAACCAACGCCTTTCTGTTCTTCTGCGATCCAGCCAACAGTTTCGTCACCGGCCAGACGCTCTTTGTTTGCGGCGGGTCGAGCATCGGGACGCTGACGCTCTGA
- a CDS encoding aromatic ring-hydroxylating dioxygenase subunit alpha, with protein sequence MGRYDSPAALAALVQPHQVHRDIYTDQEVFQQEMKHLFANAWVFVGHESQTPNKGDYFSTHIGTQPVIQVRHSTGDIHVLLNRCPHKGTKIVIDRQGNTGKFFRCPYHAWSFKTDGCLLAIPLKKGYQDTGLEDTDSGKGMRSVGDVKNYRGFIFARLAEEGISFEEFFGESLSSLDNMVDRSPAGRLEVVGPPLRYMHHCNWKMLVENQTDTCHPMVAHESSAGTAVKLYEELDLPEGAPKPAAMEIIAPFMSPYEFFEGMGIRTWPNGHGHTGVNHSIHSDYSAIPGYFEALCESYGEEKAKAILDENRHNTVYFPNIMIKGPIQQLRVFIPIAADRTVVESYIYRLVDAPDELTARTAMYNRMINAPTSIVGHDDLEMYERAQEGLMVNGLEWVNIQRLIEDDEDFETEAVENGTTERQMRNQFHAWVKFMTMGQTAEAAE encoded by the coding sequence ATGGGACGTTACGACAGCCCGGCGGCACTGGCCGCCCTCGTGCAGCCACATCAGGTGCACCGCGATATCTACACCGATCAAGAGGTGTTCCAGCAGGAGATGAAGCATCTCTTCGCCAATGCTTGGGTCTTTGTCGGCCATGAAAGCCAGACGCCGAACAAGGGGGACTACTTCAGCACCCATATCGGCACCCAGCCGGTCATTCAGGTGCGCCATTCGACGGGCGACATCCATGTGCTGCTGAACCGCTGTCCGCATAAGGGCACCAAGATCGTGATTGACCGGCAGGGCAACACCGGCAAGTTCTTCCGCTGCCCCTATCACGCATGGAGCTTCAAGACCGACGGCTGCCTTTTGGCGATCCCGCTCAAGAAGGGCTACCAAGATACCGGGCTAGAAGACACCGACAGCGGCAAGGGCATGCGCAGCGTCGGGGATGTGAAGAACTACCGTGGCTTTATCTTCGCCCGGCTTGCCGAAGAGGGCATCAGCTTCGAAGAGTTCTTCGGCGAGAGCCTGTCGTCACTCGACAATATGGTGGACCGCTCCCCCGCAGGACGGCTCGAAGTCGTCGGCCCGCCGCTGCGCTATATGCATCACTGCAACTGGAAGATGTTGGTCGAAAACCAGACCGATACCTGCCACCCGATGGTGGCCCACGAAAGCTCTGCCGGGACGGCGGTGAAGCTTTACGAAGAGCTCGACTTGCCCGAAGGCGCGCCCAAACCTGCGGCGATGGAGATCATCGCCCCCTTTATGTCCCCTTACGAGTTTTTCGAAGGCATGGGCATCCGAACATGGCCCAACGGCCACGGGCACACGGGCGTAAACCATTCAATCCACTCCGATTATTCCGCCATCCCCGGCTATTTCGAAGCGCTCTGCGAAAGCTATGGAGAGGAAAAAGCCAAGGCGATCTTGGACGAAAACCGCCACAACACGGTCTATTTCCCTAACATCATGATCAAAGGGCCGATCCAGCAACTGCGGGTCTTCATCCCCATCGCGGCGGACCGCACGGTGGTGGAAAGCTATATCTACCGCCTTGTGGACGCGCCGGATGAGCTGACCGCCCGCACCGCGATGTACAACCGCATGATCAACGCGCCCACCTCCATCGTCGGGCACGATGATCTGGAGATGTACGAGCGTGCCCAAGAAGGGTTGATGGTCAACGGGTTGGAATGGGTCAACATCCAGCGGCTGATCGAAGACGACGAAGACTTCGAGACGGAAGCGGTCGAAAACGGCACAACCGAGCGCCAGATGCGCAACCAATTCCATGCGTGGGTCAAATTTATGACCATGGGCCAAACAGCGGAGGCTGCGGAATGA
- a CDS encoding aldehyde dehydrogenase family protein yields MTLTFDPHQIAETLYHGQFCPMFIDGKDVPALSGEVLNVIDPASGRALATVPRGGAEDVDAAVAAARRAFEGEWSTFTPYDRQEVLLRIADVMERDWEKLCVSDTADMGLPLARTLGNKRRVIGMLRFYAGQAVALHGDVIENSVSQSMFSFTTREPVGVVGAIIPWNAPTAASIWKIAPALATGCTVVLKPSEDAPLTPLLIARLMQEAGVPDGVVNVVTGTGREAGARLAEHPDVNKVVFTGSTATGKTIARAGVENLKRITLELGGKSPLIICKDADIDKAVPVAAMAVYAHSGQICIAGSRLFVAREIQDEFIEKLAAFARGLKIGHGLDDGTDLGPLINAVQAEKVEGYIAAGKAEGARLVTGGARPEGESYAGGNFLEPVIFADVTDDMTIAREEIFGPVISVLPFDTMEEVIARANATPYGLAAGIFTRDLSTAHRTVKRLKAGSVWVNMYHAIDPAVPFGGLKMSGYGKEGGIEHLHAYLDTKAVWIQTE; encoded by the coding sequence ATGACCCTGACCTTCGACCCCCACCAGATCGCCGAGACCCTCTACCACGGGCAGTTCTGTCCGATGTTCATCGACGGCAAGGATGTGCCCGCGCTGTCGGGGGAGGTGCTGAATGTGATCGATCCCGCCTCGGGCCGGGCGCTGGCGACGGTACCGCGTGGTGGGGCCGAGGATGTCGATGCAGCCGTCGCCGCCGCGCGCCGGGCGTTTGAGGGGGAGTGGTCAACCTTCACGCCCTACGACCGGCAAGAGGTGCTCTTGCGCATCGCCGATGTGATGGAGCGGGATTGGGAGAAGCTCTGCGTCTCTGACACCGCCGACATGGGCCTGCCGTTGGCGCGGACCTTGGGCAACAAACGCCGAGTGATCGGGATGCTGCGGTTCTACGCGGGCCAGGCTGTGGCGCTGCACGGCGATGTGATTGAAAATTCGGTCTCGCAGTCGATGTTCTCTTTCACCACGCGTGAGCCGGTGGGCGTGGTGGGGGCGATCATCCCTTGGAACGCGCCCACGGCGGCCTCGATCTGGAAGATCGCCCCAGCATTGGCGACGGGCTGTACCGTCGTTCTAAAACCTTCCGAAGACGCGCCGCTGACCCCGTTGCTGATCGCGCGATTGATGCAAGAGGCAGGTGTGCCCGATGGGGTGGTCAACGTGGTCACTGGCACGGGGCGCGAAGCGGGCGCGCGTCTGGCCGAGCATCCGGACGTCAACAAGGTGGTCTTCACCGGCTCGACCGCCACGGGCAAGACAATCGCCCGCGCCGGGGTCGAAAACCTTAAGCGGATCACGCTGGAACTGGGGGGGAAATCTCCGCTGATCATCTGCAAGGATGCCGATATCGATAAGGCCGTGCCGGTGGCGGCAATGGCGGTCTATGCGCATTCGGGGCAAATTTGCATCGCGGGCTCGCGGCTGTTCGTGGCGCGAGAGATTCAGGATGAGTTCATCGAGAAGCTGGCCGCCTTTGCACGTGGGCTGAAGATCGGACACGGCTTGGACGACGGCACGGACCTCGGCCCGCTGATCAATGCCGTGCAGGCTGAGAAGGTCGAGGGCTATATCGCTGCGGGCAAAGCCGAAGGCGCGCGGCTGGTCACCGGCGGCGCGCGGCCCGAGGGGGAGAGCTATGCCGGGGGTAACTTCCTTGAACCGGTGATTTTTGCCGACGTGACCGACGACATGACCATCGCGCGCGAAGAGATTTTTGGCCCCGTCATCTCGGTCCTGCCTTTCGACACGATGGAAGAGGTGATCGCGCGGGCCAATGCGACGCCCTATGGTTTGGCGGCGGGCATCTTTACGCGCGACCTCAGCACAGCGCACCGGACGGTGAAGCGCCTCAAGGCAGGCTCGGTCTGGGTGAACATGTACCACGCGATTGATCCCGCGGTGCCGTTTGGTGGGCTGAAGATGTCTGGCTATGGCAAGGAAGGCGGGATCGAGCACCTTCATGCGTATTTAGATACAAAGGCGGTATGGATCCAAACGGAATGA
- a CDS encoding SDR family NAD(P)-dependent oxidoreductase produces MTDPLTPPQKKNPQKRSTVPTLPPAQRSRAALGLAIAAGRGQFALQHCADCGAVQYPPRDACCKCLSVALDWRETNPTGEVLAETTIRVSPDPYFRERLPWRIGTVQLAVGPVAVCNLHGEVGRGDNVRLALKLDRAGQGVMVALPREGSEFMQDDSILRAMSSDPKHRRVLITDARSPMALPLAQALLKAGAAQVFLGEPEHWRRWEGRAALEGIKNVSLMPLDVTDTASVSRLAAEIAGKVDILINTAQFIRPGGVLGGDTIFARDGMETNVLGLMRLAQSFGPAMASRTADGVNSAVAWVNLLSVGALAPAAGFGGFDASQAAARSLSQTLRAEFSSSGLRVMNVYTGPVDDEWHQPLPPPKVPPPALARTVVSGLVDGLEEVACGDVAKDALARWLDDPALMEREMRGNGA; encoded by the coding sequence ATGACCGACCCATTGACGCCGCCGCAAAAGAAGAACCCGCAAAAGCGCAGCACAGTGCCAACCCTACCGCCTGCACAACGCTCACGCGCGGCACTCGGGCTGGCGATTGCCGCGGGGCGGGGGCAGTTTGCGCTGCAACATTGTGCTGACTGCGGCGCGGTTCAATATCCACCGCGTGATGCCTGCTGCAAATGCCTGTCTGTGGCGCTTGATTGGCGCGAGACTAATCCGACTGGCGAGGTGTTGGCCGAAACGACGATCCGGGTCTCACCCGACCCCTACTTCCGCGAGCGTCTGCCGTGGCGGATCGGCACGGTGCAACTCGCCGTCGGGCCGGTGGCGGTATGCAATCTACACGGCGAAGTCGGGCGTGGCGATAACGTCCGTCTGGCGCTTAAGTTGGACCGGGCCGGGCAGGGGGTCATGGTAGCCCTGCCGCGAGAGGGAAGCGAATTTATGCAAGACGACTCAATACTGCGCGCGATGTCGAGCGACCCGAAACACCGTCGGGTGCTGATCACCGATGCCCGCTCCCCCATGGCCCTGCCGCTGGCCCAAGCGCTTCTGAAAGCAGGTGCGGCGCAGGTCTTTCTTGGTGAGCCAGAGCACTGGCGGCGGTGGGAAGGACGTGCGGCCCTTGAGGGGATCAAGAACGTCAGCCTCATGCCGCTTGACGTGACCGACACCGCTTCCGTCTCCCGCCTCGCGGCTGAGATCGCGGGGAAGGTTGATATCCTGATAAACACCGCGCAGTTCATCCGCCCCGGCGGGGTGCTGGGTGGCGATACGATCTTTGCCCGCGACGGGATGGAGACCAATGTGCTGGGTCTCATGCGGCTGGCGCAGAGCTTTGGCCCGGCGATGGCGTCGCGCACGGCGGATGGGGTAAATTCAGCGGTGGCGTGGGTAAATCTGCTCTCGGTCGGGGCGCTGGCCCCGGCGGCGGGGTTCGGCGGGTTTGATGCCTCGCAAGCGGCGGCGCGGTCGCTCAGCCAGACTCTTCGCGCGGAGTTTTCCAGTTCCGGATTGCGGGTGATGAATGTCTATACCGGGCCTGTGGATGATGAATGGCACCAGCCTTTGCCGCCGCCCAAAGTCCCCCCCCCCGCGCTGGCGCGGACAGTGGTGAGTGGCCTGGTCGACGGGCTGGAAGAGGTTGCCTGCGGTGATGTGGCTAAGGATGCATTGGCCCGTTGGCTGGACGATCCGGCGCTGATGGAACGCGAGATGCGGGGGAACGGAGCATGA
- a CDS encoding AMP-binding protein — protein sequence MIAPEIETVCAAFENTAKRYPERGFLNVLPETAALYGIAAGEVTYAEAAREVAALREKIAAAGYLPGQRVMLLMENRPAFFLWWLALNGLGLSVVPVNPDLRAAELSYMIDHAEPVLAVAIPARGDDLRAAARQAGREMPVIAPGDPLPAPVSSTAIAAREGGAEDAEAALLYTSGTTGQPKGCILTNTYFLDAGRWYADTGGLCALSQDGERMITPLPIFHMNAMAYSFMAMIAVGGCLTALDRFHPRSWWASVRASGATCLHYLGVMPSMLMGAEESDEDRDHAVRFGFGAGVDPKLHAGFEARFGFPLVEAWAMTETGAGAVICANRAPRRVGESCLGAVEQGLDVRLVDDAGQEAEQGELLVRRAGTDPRRGFFAGYFKNAQATDEAWQGGWFHTGDIVRRAPDGAMFFVDRKKNVIRRSGENIAAVEVESTLMRHPAVASAAVAAVPDAVRGDEVFACIVAKDAGADPADLAQEITRWCLTQLAYYKAPGFIAFVDTLPLTATQKLQRGVLKTLAADLRDDPTTHDMRGLKKRTAA from the coding sequence ATGATCGCGCCAGAGATCGAAACGGTTTGCGCAGCCTTTGAAAACACCGCAAAGCGGTATCCCGAACGGGGCTTTTTGAATGTCCTGCCCGAAACGGCAGCGCTCTACGGGATCGCGGCGGGGGAGGTGACCTACGCCGAAGCCGCGCGCGAGGTCGCGGCTCTGCGGGAGAAAATCGCGGCGGCGGGCTACCTACCCGGCCAGCGGGTCATGCTGCTGATGGAGAACCGCCCGGCATTTTTCCTCTGGTGGCTGGCGTTGAACGGCTTGGGCCTGTCGGTGGTGCCGGTGAACCCCGATCTACGCGCGGCGGAGCTCAGCTATATGATCGACCACGCCGAGCCGGTCTTGGCCGTGGCGATCCCGGCACGTGGCGATGATCTGCGCGCGGCAGCGCGGCAAGCGGGGCGCGAAATGCCAGTGATTGCACCGGGCGATCCTCTCCCTGCGCCGGTCTCAAGCACGGCCATCGCGGCTAGGGAGGGCGGCGCGGAGGATGCGGAAGCGGCACTCCTCTACACCTCCGGCACCACGGGTCAGCCCAAAGGCTGCATCCTGACCAACACCTATTTCCTCGACGCCGGACGCTGGTACGCAGACACAGGCGGGCTCTGCGCCCTGTCGCAGGACGGCGAGCGCATGATCACGCCGTTGCCGATCTTCCACATGAACGCGATGGCCTATTCCTTTATGGCGATGATCGCCGTGGGCGGTTGTCTGACCGCACTTGACCGGTTCCATCCGCGCAGCTGGTGGGCGTCGGTCCGGGCGTCGGGGGCGACCTGCCTGCACTACCTCGGCGTGATGCCATCTATGTTGATGGGGGCCGAAGAAAGCGACGAGGACCGCGATCACGCCGTGCGCTTCGGCTTCGGCGCGGGGGTGGACCCGAAACTCCACGCCGGTTTTGAGGCGCGTTTCGGCTTCCCGTTGGTGGAGGCTTGGGCCATGACCGAGACGGGCGCAGGCGCCGTGATTTGCGCCAACCGCGCACCACGCCGGGTGGGCGAAAGCTGTCTCGGTGCGGTTGAGCAAGGGCTGGACGTACGGCTGGTCGATGACGCCGGACAAGAGGCGGAACAGGGCGAACTGCTGGTGCGCCGTGCGGGCACCGACCCCCGGCGGGGATTTTTCGCGGGCTATTTCAAGAATGCCCAAGCCACGGATGAGGCATGGCAGGGCGGCTGGTTCCACACCGGTGACATCGTGCGCCGCGCGCCTGACGGCGCTATGTTCTTTGTCGACCGTAAGAAAAACGTGATCCGTCGCTCGGGCGAAAACATCGCGGCGGTGGAGGTGGAATCGACCCTGATGCGCCACCCCGCTGTGGCCAGCGCCGCCGTCGCCGCCGTGCCGGACGCGGTGCGCGGGGATGAGGTCTTTGCCTGTATCGTCGCGAAAGACGCGGGCGCTGATCCTGCCGACTTGGCGCAGGAAATCACCCGATGGTGCCTCACTCAACTTGCCTACTACAAAGCCCCCGGCTTCATCGCTTTCGTCGACACACTGCCACTGACCGCGACGCAGAAACTTCAACGCGGAGTGCTGAAAACGCTGGCGGCTGACCTGCGCGACGATCCCACAACCCATGATATGCGCGGGCTGAAGAAACGGACGGCTGCATGA
- a CDS encoding thiolase family protein, with translation MKRQSYEGVVIAAPTSVPYQRYSNATAHWWIARALRDMLGQAGIAPAALDGFSVSSFSLAPDTPVGLTQHLGLSPRWLDTVPTGGASGVIALRRAARAVQAGDVDVVACVAGDANRIDSFRTLLSGFSRFSMDATFPYGFGGPNASFALLMDRYMQEYGATREDFGQIAVAQRGNALRYPKALMKTPLTLDQYLNARMISDPIALFDCVMPCAGAEAFLVMREDEAARRNLPFARISGTIERHNAYPEDPMQLRGGWGVDIDELYDMAGHGPEGVDLLQTYDDYPVISMMQFEDLGLCAKGEGAAFVRQRDLTISGDFPHNTSGGQLSVGQAGAAGGYLGLVEAIRQVTGQADGTQVANAQRALVSGFGMINYDRGVCSAAAIIEGGGV, from the coding sequence ATGAAACGGCAGAGTTATGAAGGCGTGGTCATCGCCGCGCCAACCTCGGTGCCCTATCAGCGCTATAGCAATGCGACCGCGCATTGGTGGATCGCCCGCGCCCTGCGCGACATGCTGGGCCAAGCGGGGATCGCCCCGGCGGCGTTGGACGGTTTTTCGGTTTCCAGCTTTTCGCTCGCGCCCGACACGCCAGTGGGGCTGACCCAGCATCTAGGCCTCAGCCCGCGCTGGCTCGATACCGTGCCCACAGGCGGGGCCAGCGGGGTGATCGCCCTGCGCCGCGCCGCGCGGGCGGTGCAAGCGGGGGACGTGGATGTGGTCGCCTGTGTGGCGGGCGACGCGAACCGGATCGACAGTTTCCGCACACTCCTCAGCGGCTTTTCGCGCTTTTCGATGGATGCGACCTTCCCCTACGGCTTCGGCGGCCCCAACGCGAGTTTCGCCCTGCTGATGGACCGCTATATGCAGGAATACGGCGCCACCCGAGAGGATTTTGGCCAGATCGCCGTGGCCCAACGTGGCAACGCGCTGCGCTATCCCAAGGCGCTGATGAAGACCCCACTCACCCTCGATCAATACCTCAATGCGCGGATGATCTCGGACCCCATTGCTCTTTTCGATTGTGTCATGCCCTGCGCCGGGGCCGAGGCGTTTTTGGTCATGCGCGAAGACGAGGCCGCGCGCCGCAATTTGCCCTTCGCCCGGATCAGCGGCACAATCGAGCGGCACAACGCCTACCCCGAAGACCCAATGCAACTGCGCGGCGGCTGGGGCGTGGATATTGATGAGCTTTATGACATGGCGGGCCATGGGCCTGAGGGCGTCGACCTGTTGCAAACCTACGACGACTATCCGGTGATCTCGATGATGCAGTTCGAAGACCTCGGCTTATGCGCCAAGGGGGAGGGGGCCGCGTTCGTCCGTCAGCGTGATCTGACAATCTCGGGCGACTTCCCGCATAACACTTCTGGCGGGCAATTATCGGTCGGCCAAGCCGGGGCCGCGGGTGGTTATTTGGGGCTAGTCGAGGCGATACGGCAGGTAACCGGACAGGCCGATGGCACGCAGGTGGCAAACGCACAGCGGGCGCTGGTCTCGGGCTTTGGCATGATCAACTATGACCGGGGCGTTTGTTCGGCAGCGGCGATCATCGAAGGGGGCGGGGTATGA
- a CDS encoding cyclase family protein, translating to MSDAITALADALASGAAQVVDLTHRLDPDFPVIVLPPEFGQCARFRMEEVSAYDHRGPAWKWHNLTLNEHTGTHFDAPIHWVSGKDVANGAVDEIPPEAFIGPVVVIDCSEGAGQDDDFELTPEIIHDWEAKHGTIPADVWVLMRTDWSKRSGADYLNMREDGAHSPGPTPAAISLLLERGIRGFGTETVGTDAGQGMHYDPPFPAHYLLHGAGKYGLQCLCNLDQLPPTGAMLIAPPLKIKGGTGSPLRVLALIPGERP from the coding sequence ATGAGCGATGCAATCACAGCACTGGCCGATGCGCTGGCAAGCGGCGCGGCACAGGTCGTCGATCTGACGCACCGGCTTGATCCCGATTTCCCAGTCATTGTCTTACCGCCAGAGTTCGGCCAATGCGCGCGGTTCCGGATGGAGGAAGTCTCGGCCTATGATCATCGCGGCCCGGCGTGGAAGTGGCATAACCTCACGCTGAACGAACACACCGGCACCCATTTCGACGCGCCGATCCACTGGGTCTCCGGCAAAGACGTGGCGAATGGGGCGGTCGATGAAATCCCGCCCGAGGCCTTCATCGGCCCGGTGGTTGTGATCGACTGCTCCGAGGGGGCAGGGCAGGACGATGACTTTGAACTGACGCCCGAAATCATCCACGATTGGGAAGCCAAACACGGCACGATCCCGGCAGACGTCTGGGTGCTGATGCGCACCGACTGGTCGAAACGCAGCGGCGCGGACTACCTCAACATGCGCGAGGACGGGGCCCATTCGCCCGGTCCCACACCCGCCGCAATCTCCCTTCTGTTGGAGCGCGGCATTCGCGGCTTTGGCACCGAAACCGTCGGCACCGATGCGGGGCAGGGGATGCACTACGATCCACCGTTTCCTGCGCATTACTTGCTGCATGGGGCAGGGAAATATGGCCTGCAATGTCTGTGCAACCTCGACCAACTGCCGCCCACGGGCGCCATGTTAATTGCACCGCCGCTCAAGATCAAAGGCGGAACCGGCAGCCCATTACGGGTGCTGGCGCTGATACCGGGAGAGAGACCATGA